A genomic region of Rhipicephalus sanguineus isolate Rsan-2018 chromosome 1, BIME_Rsan_1.4, whole genome shotgun sequence contains the following coding sequences:
- the LOC125760372 gene encoding uncharacterized protein LOC125760372 produces the protein MNVLCASRVSIQKLHRVFAVFIWASTWERTSRMNLFRPVKKGGLGLVHLVLRQVVSRFIYLRDQNHPFLRTIIQTRLRRLLPELIASSCEMINGSVTGYLREVVLSFRLLNARFSLDYLFNVKKKKLYKDLVENMLPEPLYRFPHRGGAGQDVLKRVKKMPIQPSVKTFFFQLHTNTLAVKTWLQDKGIFIPWTTDCILCKKPETIEHVFLDCWDPIFHWDVLQRTLKKQLPLDPYGIRFLPVDVSGGFPYDVIMVLILHALWKTRTQYQHVDKDIRPVREHFIESVVRLRDVYRALADPPDWVSVLDVLVCMKRF, from the coding sequence ATGAATGTGTTATGTGCATCACGAGTTAGCATACAAAAACTTCACCGCgtttttgctgtttttatttgGGCGTCCACTTGGGAGCGGACTAGCAGAATGAATTTGTTCCGCCCTGTTAAGAAAGGTGGCCTTGGCCTTGTTCATTTGGTTTTGCGACAGGTTGTGTCGCGATTTATATATTTACGGGATCAAAATCACCCGTTCCTCCGCACTATCATACAAACGAGGCTACGGCGACTACTCCCGGAACTTATAGCGTCGTCCTGCGAAATGATCAACGGTTCTGTAACCGGGTACCTGCGCGAGGTGGTTCTCTCGTTCAGATTGCTGAACGCACGATTTTCTTTAGATTACTTATTTAATGTTAAGAAGAAAAAGCTATATAAGGACCTAGTGGAAAACATGCTACCAGAGCCCTTGTACCGATTCCCACATCGTGGAGGCGCTGGACAGGATGTGCTCAAACGAGTAAAGAAAATGCCTATACAACCATCAgttaaaacattcttctttcagttgcacacaaacacactcgctgttaaaacctggctccaagATAAAGGCATCTTTATACCCTGGACCACTGACTGCATCTTATGTAAGAAACCGGAAACGATTGAACACGTATTTCTAGACTGTTGGGACCCAATATTTCATTGGGATGTGCTTCAACGCACATTAAAGAAACAACTACCCCTTGACCCTTACGGCATTCGTTTCTTGCCGGTAGACGTATCCGGGGGCTTTCCGTACGATGTTATCATGGTCCTAATACTTCACGCCTTGTGGAAAACGAGAACGCAATATCAGCATGTTGATAAAGATATACGCCCTGTTCGCGAACATTTCATTGAAAGTGTCGTGCGTCTGCGAGATGTGTATCGCGCTCTTGCCGATCCGCCAGACTGGGTCTCCGTACTTGATGTATTGGTATGCATGAAAAGATTTTAA